The Acidobacteriota bacterium DNA window TCTTCCAACAAGTTTCATCAGCCCTGTCTTTGAATGATAATCTTTTTTGTGAATTTTAAAATGTTCGGTTAAATAATTAATTCTTTCAGTAAGTAATGCGATCTGAATCTCCGTAGATCCAGTATCATTCTCATGAATTTTAAATTTATCTATTAACTCTTTCTTTCTGGTATCCGTAACAGCCAATCTTTCCTCCTCTTTTAATTAATATATAATATTAACAGAATATTAAATAGAAGTAAAGGTATTTTTTAAAACATGGTTATATCCTTGCTATTCTCAGAGAGGCCAAACATCCCCTTCGCTCAGAGAATTTAGAGTAATCAGTAAGGGTGACTCCGAAAACACGCTGTATTTTCCCCAGTCCCGCA harbors:
- the rpsO gene encoding 30S ribosomal protein S15, which gives rise to MAVTDTRKKELIDKFKIHENDTGSTEIQIALLTERINYLTEHFKIHKKDYHSKTGLMKLVGRRKGLLEYLKKNNYEKYRRILKELGLRK